A region of the Aethina tumida isolate Nest 87 chromosome 3, icAetTumi1.1, whole genome shotgun sequence genome:
ACCGGGTAGACTTCCAGGGAAACCGCCGGGTGTACTTCCAGGGAAACCTCCAGGTGTTGTTCCTGGGTATCCTCCAGGTGTGGTTCCTGGGCTCGGATAACGTCCTGGTCCTTGGGGCTGTTGTGCGCCGATTATTGAGTAGTCATAGATGTTCTCGTTGATGCCGTAAAGTGACGGAGCGGAATTACAATCAAATTGATTCCACCAAACGCATACGAGATATTCCTGATGAAAAATGGTACCATTTGGACAAATGAAATCGTATGTTTTGTTATTAGCGCAAACGTGGAAGATTTGACATCTAGTTTCTACATCTGCATAATAACCAGGGAATTGTTGTTGATCGCATCTGAAAGACGTTTCTGGCACTGTGGCATAAATGGGGTAATCTATGTCCGGTTGTCCAGGAATTGCAGAGAAATCTCCTTCTCCTTCACCCTCCCCACCTTCAGGCCCTTGAGGTCTACCAGGTCCTCCAGATACTCCAGGTCTTCCGGGCTGTCCGGGGATTTGAAGTTCAGGTCCTTGTCCTGGGTACGAAGGTTCTTGACCAGGGAAACCACCTATTGttcattgaatataatttctattgtATCCaagacatttataaatttacctgGGCCTGGTAATGATGGTCTTTGGCCAGGATATGAAGGTACTCCAGTGGGAAATCCTGTAGTGGGACCAGTTGGTCCTACTTGTTGTCCAGTGGAAGGATATCCAGTAGGTGGTTGTGGATATCCGGGAGAGGTTGGCAAAGGACTCGATGGATAACCTGGAGTAAATCCTGTGCCTGGATAACCTGGTCTAGGAGGTTGTCCCGCTCCGGGATAGCCTGGAGTTGACGGAAACCCTGGAGTGGAAGGATATCCTGGTGTAGATGGTTGTCCTGGACCTGGATAGCCGGGTGTTGATGGTTGCCCTGCTCCTGGATAGCCTGGTGTGGTTGGTCCTGCTCCTGGATAGCCTGGTGTGGTTGGTCCTGCTCCTGGATAGCCTGGTGTGGTTGGTCCTGTTCCTGGGTAGCCTGGTGTGGTTGGTCTTGCTCCTGGATAGCCTGGCGTCGTTGGTCCTGCTCCAGGATATCCTGGTGCTGAAGGTTGTCCAGGATAAGTTGGACTAAAGCCTggaaattagatatttattacataaacctttatttgtaattatttctaattatattaaccTGGTGTTGATGGGGCACCACCTGGTGTTGGAAATCCAGGTCCTTGTGGCCTTCCAGACGGATAACCAGCCTGAGGTCCGGTAGGTTGCCCAGGATACCCCTGTTGTGGTCCAGTTGGTTGTCCTGGGTAACCTTGTTGAGGTCCTGTCGGTTGCCCTGGGAAACTTGGTTGGGGTCCTGTAGGTTGTCCCGGATAACCTTGTGGTCCAGTCGGTTGTCCGGGATAACCTTGTTGCGGTCCTGTTGGCTGCCCCGGAAATCCCGGTCTTGGAGTGGTTGGAGGACCGTATTGAGGTGCACCTGTGGTTGCTGGATATCCAGGAGTAGTTGGTTGTGGGAATCCTGTCGATGAAGGCCCTGATGGGTATCCGGGGGTGGAACCCGGATAACCACCTGGAGTGCCAGTGGGGCCAACAGAACTTGGAGGGAAGTGGGTGCTCGGTCTTCCTGGATAACCACCTATATCAATcagttattgtattttctatcTATATCTATAAGAATTACCAGTGGGTCCTTGAGGTTGTTGCCCTGGATAGCTTCCGGGTATTGATGGTCTACCAGTAGTTGATGGAAAAGGTTGTGGGGTTGATCCAGGATAACCTGGAGTACTACCTGGAGCCGTTCCTCCTTCGGGAAAAGGTATATCTGGTGGTGGGTATTTGTAACCTTGTTGAGCCTAAcggatgaattaatttatattatactatatacaataaattcttaaaatacttACAAATGTGTAACCgtgtattaaaagaaaaactgaaaaataaaacaggtaaaattaatctaaaaactgAAACACAATTCGGGGACTTTCATTACACTGTAATTGGCTTTGAGGAATTtatttaaggaatttaaagacagaattaattacattaatcatGGATGTAAAGAAAGTGGGAAAAGAGATAAAGTGTTTCCTTTCGAATAATGTTCataatctaatctgaattacataattattgcAGCCACTGAGCCTTATTGTTTCTCGTTGTGTGTGAAGTGGCACACCACATCTTGAcattatatgttaaattgtGCCACTGAGGTGCtcgatttatattttgtttttattttattcagtgcCCAGAAATTTCACTAGTTCGGGATACTCATGGTATTTAACTTGTTTAATAACTTATCAAGTTTATAAAATCCACTAATGTAAGTTTTAGACGCgatgtttctttaatttaaaaaggatTATCTTCGACCTTTTAGAGTCCACTGAAAACCACACACCTTGAGTGATAATTAcatgtttacattaaatagtaaatttatttttattttacattgtcCTGTCTAAACCTTTATTATAGAtttcttgatttattctgtgaattttgtaaaaacgATAAGATATACTTACCAAACGCTAAGTGTATTATCCTCAttgtgtgcctgcaaaagttgtaaatttaatttttatgttaatactaTTGAAATGGTGAccataatgaatttatattttttaaacaaaagaatATATACAAAACATGAGATtatctatatattaatattaatcaagtgATTGTCTTTTAGAAAGatcatgaaaattaaacaaaaggttttaaaaataaatcaagatattcaaaaataattctacTCTTATGTGCTATTTCAAAATTGGAAATCAAGGATTTTCACAagaatttactgaaaatagataaaacattaaaataaaatatgttttgtaaatatcataagtaataagtattttaaccATATGTATTGGGTTGAAGTAAAATAGATATGTCAAAGAAAAAGAATcgttaaaattggaaactcaatttaagatgaaaattaaatattggagAATTACACAAACCGTACGGTTAAATTACATATCAAAATGACAATACTTtttcttctgtttgaattttgaGGACCATCACCAATACCACAATCACATGCAATATAAAAAGATCACCAACCTCTAAATCTAATGCACACCCAACTAAGAACAAACCAAGACTGATGGATGCCCGGCAGcttatcttcatttatatgaatcAACCCCGTGTTGGGCATCTTCTCCACCTCCACGAAAACAATTCGCTGGTCCACGTGGGGAGATTTTACGGCGTCATCTTAACACGCGCTCACCATTGCCTAGTCTCATCCACACATCCACACTCGTTTTTGTGCGCAAGAACTTTGACGATAATAGATTTACGATCGCAAATCTTACGCAACTTGTGCCCCATTGTGTccatcattttttttcttaatgttagcgataaataaaataatggcgGAGTTTTGAAAAGTTTTTCACAAGGCACGACATGGAAATGTCAACTTATTTCGTCGACAAAATTGTGGAAGGTTTTTCGATCGCATTGTCGTGGGATATATGGATTAACATATTCGGTGCCTTTGCGACTGTGGGAACCGATGGGAAACGTTTTATGCtacttatataatttatgatgtgACGAAAACGGGAAGATCGTTGTAAATTGTTCATAAAGTCATTGTTGTTAAATAGCCATCAACACATCCAaccaattaaatcttaaaattagcATATCATTCATTTAAAGAATAACACAACATGTTAGTGTTGGTTGATGCATAAACTTCGGTAAAATTTCGCATACtgcaaatcattttaataaaatctttgtttttaaataagcaACATcaagaataaatttgtaaagtttttctgtaataatcttttaataaaatctatattgttaaataaccATCAACAAGAATAGAATAgaagtttttctttaatttaaattatacccaAGCATCATGAAGTTGTGTAAGTCATCCTAATTATCTTAAACTTCACAATAATATACaactgaatatatatatatatatatatatatatatatatatatatattaattcacAACTATTGAAAATGACATCCaatgtataattaacattattgttAAGTGACTATGAATATATCCCTCTAATTAGctcttaaacaaatattatgaagtttttctttagtttaaagaaaaacaaaacattaaggtgtcttaattatcttaaacttcaaaacaatataaaaaaatcatattttaaaattgcaaaatatggaaaataatattcaatgtataattaattacttgattttaatttttaataaaattataaaactgttaaatagttaaatatcaTCAAAccgatttaattaacatttaaatcaacataaagtttttctttcatttaaaaagtaacaaaaaacATATAGTTATGTAaagcattttaattatcttaaacattttcatctcataaaattaaaattgctgaacatattcaaaatattggagaagattgttaaaaataaaatcatttttgttaaataatcatCAACATATAATTAGCTTTTAATGTGAagttttccttttatttaaagtataataaaacatcaaaGAGTTGtacaatagattttaattaatcttaagttgatactttagattaattaagatGCATTTATTGATACTgatgaacaaatataaatttaatatttaaaataatattgacaaatttttgaaattattttcgtgaagatccaattttaaataaaatccaacacatttatccatttatttttgagaAATAATGCTTATGAAGTTTTCCTTTCATTTAAAGTACACTTCGAATTTGtgcaaaaagtaattaattcattcattatcTTACTTCAGAAACACTTAAGTTGAAGAAACTTTAAgaacttttaaaaaagataaatatgttAAGCACCTCCATCCAATTGGATTGAATAGACTTGACTTgacaaaacattgaaaattttctgtaCAAAAAGAGTAACAAAACATCATACAGTTGTGTAAAGCTTCTTAACCTAATAATCTTAAActtctgaataatttaaaatttcataaaagatttatttattatccgtttttatacaattgacaaaaaatacattaacaaGCCTTTAAAAACATGTCCCAAACCATACATATTTGTACGTAATTGCTATATTTCAATGtgacttataaaataaaataaataattaatttctttaaaaaatgttgaccCATTATCGAAGGTCAACAATCAAACGTCCAAGAACAGACAATGAAAATGTGAGAGCGCTTTGCTGAATGAAATAAGTCCGATTCCAAAACCAATTTTCCCAGACGCCTTTTTTCAACTCAGCTGGTCATTGTTTACTGGTACCATCTCGGTAGTACCAAGTTGAAGAGACAAGGTCGTCGACGAATGCGGATCGCCGTTGCGACACACACCGGCCAGAAATCATTAATAACCATTTACGGCCGCACACATAGTCGCAATGACATAATGGTTCTTACCGCATCGCCGGGATTTTGTGTGCACAccagtgtggccattcagcaAACCGTACCCCTCTGaacttgatatttttgtgaGACACGTTCGGCACCTTTGGACTCGGCACGGTTCGGTTTCTGAATCGGAACGGAACTGCTTGGAcccacatgtttataatacattagCAGCGAAGTAAACAAGATTTTGTCTGTTTCTTATAGCGTTACACAAACTTGAATATATGGAACTCGATGCGAATCTtcaacattgttgttgatatataatttaacgaattgtttgaattgttcttaataaaaactatgttttaagaaagtaaaaaccataaaacattcgttaatttatacataaattatctattatacgttactaaagattaatttacttcaatcataaaatggtatataaagattgaaattatatttttattcttgagtaaaatttaagtacattataataattattgtttattactaacaatattaattaaaagtaaagtaaaacacaataatattactatgtacagtcggctgcagaatgACATTACCACTTTCCAAACAAAATCCTTTGCGACCCTCTCTCGTTAAGCCTCGCCCAGAACCCTAAAAAAATGTAGGCCGTAAAACCCAGATATACGTAACAAAGGGTTAATTGCGGATCAAAAAATTTACTCCTGTCgattatataataagtatttcatatttttggaaacacTTCTTGAGAAAATTAGAGATTgactaaattaaagaaacttagtttttgtaaattattatcacagttagtcataaattaaatataatagccctatttataaaaactaataaaaatgtataaaattagaaaaaaaattctttatttttctctcatctgtttgaactaaaattaatcctattgacataaactaagatatttatgattttattaatatatagcaGAGGTGGCCAACCTGAGGCTCTTTGAAGGAAAATTTGTGGCTCTCGATAAATGTACCCCTTTTCCCTTTTCATTCCAGAATTATcaagagaagtaaaataaatggtcaatttttaatatttaaattcaatacacatattttgtacttttcaataagtataatttttgtgaacaaatttttttaatacattgggGTGGAGCTGGCCACCCCTGATATACAACATTACTTTTCCGttaaactatttgaaaatatcagtgtaatatattatgtaacttgtataaaatatgttgtgtaTTTCGCTTGTTTGAGAATTCATTAACTAAAtgctttttagtatttattatagatgtgttaaaaaatagtcaTACTTTTTAGTTGTAAGCAAttgggataataaattattatgtgatcATTGGTCACGATTTCACTCTAAGCATATAtcgtgtattaattaaaaaccgcTTATTCAGTGAACGACTAAAGATCTACACAAATGTATCATAGTCTAGAATTTTCTTTAACACGAGCTTCATCACAAATcagagcaattacaatactatatatatatatatatatatatatatatatatatatatatatatatatatatatacatacatacatatatatatatatatatatatatatatatatatatatatatatatatatatatatatatatatatatatatattgtaattgctcttcattGTCAAATTgctaaattgtagtaaaagtctgttagtgtaacgatatatactactttgattataataaacaatcaatttttttagtaaaaatttatttatttaattttaagcagtaaaataacatttatttaataaaatttttagttttcagcagctaactgtaaaaaatatctaaaactttAAGGTAATTAAGGTACCTTAATATTAGGATTAAAACTAAGTCTtacatgatatttaatttaataataaaactatcttaGACCTAAATAAcacaacaaatgtaaaattaaatatttattataagtttgtacacaaatgtagtattcggaatatttatattacaaatacatcaaacaaAGTGCAAATACTGTTAAATTATTGGACAAATATGATAGTTAAGACTGCCAGAAGTTAAATTTGGATGTTCGATCAGTTTCGAGATACAcgtatatgaacaaaatttaattgtttcttgtttttcaaaatattctccatgaagactgacacaattttttttatgtgaacCAATTTTCAAAGCACTTTGCCATCTTATCCCAACATAGTACTTTCAAAACAAGTGTTTAAAAACTTACTAAATTAAGGACTATACGGAGAATATTCCAtcagcaaaaaataaaatattataaatattataattgtatcgttatgtattccatttccactataataaaagtaaattatttcaagttataaaatgtcagttatttcaagttattaaaaaagtcaaataattatatttaattatattgtatggttcaaattaatttaaagttttcgtttaatatttaaattaaatacaacatttatttttaatcaacatacttttttaatattaacatttgtaatcagttcaattagacaaatttaataattcagtaaataatttgaagttcttcaaatataaaagaaaatttctcttttggttttcattaatctgaactaaattgttattatgattattattgaacgaGTCGTgctgtgtaattaataaaatctataccaaatttattctaaaaagtaccaatgtttaagatttatcagtaattttataattgaatattattttccacactttagatataaaataaatgtttgtcctTTTTTATAGTCCTAAAACCGAATAATATGATATCTGCAATAATGTTCctactatataattatttttaatagttatattaaatatacatttgtattaaataatttagaatttaatgaacaatttgtacggtgaacaatattaatattaacaaaacgagtagttaattaacacatttgtgtttgaaatcaaaatcatagtatttctctcagaattattttattgtataagtttattttaataattatataatatatttttacaattaaattaaccataaataaatattgattgtttattacattattatcattgtttattttataattgtagttatattattaatttcataattatattgaaacaaaaatgtactatATTCACACcgacttcaaaattttattctaataatgcaAGATCGTCAATTAATGCCGACcgcaaatcttattaaaaacgCTTTgcaggtaaatataaaattggaaaaaactaaTACTAAAAACGGCATGCGTATCCACGGCAGTCGCGTTTCGATTCGGAAACCGAACATGATGAACGAAAACGAGCACTCCAAAATCGTCTTAGACCTGAGAAACCCGGTTtgctgaatggccacactggtgcacacacacacacacacacacacaagtgCCACCCGCATCACGATATTTGATCCCGACCTGGGTGAAAGCAATCCCGATGTTACGACGGCACGGCATTTTTCCAATATTGGATGGATTCATGAATATGCAGTGTCATTTAACACCGGAGAAGTCGGGCCATCTAGGAGACATTGTTAATCTGATATGTGCTACTTACACgtgattaaaatcaattatgtttatttattacacgcTGACACGCAAATCCATAGTCATGATGCGCTCGTTTATGTTCCtgatattcttttttaaggATTAGCATTTCCGTCATTTCTTTTATGGGTTTCAGTTGCTGTTCATACGCATCAAATTGGGAAACCTgaataaatgtcaaatattgtttacaaaataggtaatttttttatcactttATGTAAGAACCacacaaaaaatacaacatgtattttattttgcacgCACAtgtactattaaatttatctcagCAGCATTTCTTAATTAGTATTTCCGACAATGCTAACAGAAATTACTTACAAAATACCTGTAATGGATTTGGACATCTTCATACCAGCGAATATGTCTTTTCAGtctcttatttaataatattaattacttgtttCCCAATCCTGGATAACAACTGTTCCGTAtgtgttaaaaacaaattaccaCTTAACAGTGCCTCAACTGAATTAGACTTTAGataatatagtttataaatgCAAACAATCCAATACAATATTGTTGTATTGtgcaataaaaacataaaataattaatgtccactataaattttaacttgttACTATAACGGATTCAAAATAATGGTTctttatttccaatttcatgctcattaaaaatcatcaatttGTACATAGTGCCAAAGCATAAATAAAGATTCTTGTAAACCTCTATTGACAAGCCATATAGCACAAATTATTACGTGATTCGACAATTCTGTAAACAAATGCaaacaataatacaaattgcaaattatgCAAGTAACCGAGAAAGAGACGAAAAAGGACGTCAATTTCACGTTCAACGGAAAaagtgtaattgttaaatcgTGCGCCGttactttaaaatgttaaacctAATTGATTAATAGTTTTGTAGACTGATTAGTTGTACGTTCATCTTGACCAACAAACAGCATAATTATCCTTTGAATATTGACATTTTGCACCAGTATGCTCACAATAACATGTTCCTATGATgggtaattaatattgaattaacatGATGCGAGTATTTAAGAATTACacatttcacaatttataattcacagataaataactcaaattaaaaattaactgacctaattatgtttattatgcgAATTACGATTTGTTCTTTATAAGAAAGTTACATTGTGAtcagttttattactacatttaatttgttggcgacgtttaaaatgtaaattaatataactataaaatttatggtatA
Encoded here:
- the LOC109606421 gene encoding collagen alpha-2(IV) chain; the encoded protein is MRIIHLAFVFLLIHGYTFAQQGYKYPPPDIPFPEGGTAPGSTPGYPGSTPQPFPSTTGRPSIPGSYPGQQPQGPTGGYPGRPSTHFPPSSVGPTGTPGGYPGSTPGYPSGPSSTGFPQPTTPGYPATTGAPQYGPPTTPRPGFPGQPTGPQQGYPGQPTGPQGYPGQPTGPQPSFPGQPTGPQQGYPGQPTGPQQGYPGQPTGPQAGYPSGRPQGPGFPTPGGAPSTPGFSPTYPGQPSAPGYPGAGPTTPGYPGARPTTPGYPGTGPTTPGYPGAGPTTPGYPGAGPTTPGYPGAGQPSTPGYPGPGQPSTPGYPSTPGFPSTPGYPGAGQPPRPGYPGTGFTPGYPSSPLPTSPGYPQPPTGYPSTGQQVGPTGPTTGFPTGVPSYPGQRPSLPGPGGFPGQEPSYPGQGPELQIPGQPGRPGVSGGPGRPQGPEGGEGEGEGDFSAIPGQPDIDYPIYATVPETSFRCDQQQFPGYYADVETRCQIFHVCANNKTYDFICPNGTIFHQEYLVCVWWNQFDCNSAPSLYGINENIYDYSIIGAQQPQGPGRYPSPGTTPGGYPGTTPGGFPGSTPGGFPGSLPGGFPGTTPGGFPGTTPGGLPGTTPGGYPGSTPGTGFPGRPGYPGPSQPTPGYPGTPAPGYPGAATPGYPGAPSPGYPGAPSPGYPEVSTPGYPGSTPGVPGTGAPGGYPGTGPTGYPSRPGTGPGGYPSTTPTPDGYPSTTAIGYPGRPGSAPGGYPTVTPPPGRPGGYPGQAGYPSVRPTPGFPSTPGYDGTSGTPGVTPGYPSTGYPSPGPTGGPGSTLPSREYLPPVGK